From the Hevea brasiliensis isolate MT/VB/25A 57/8 chromosome 15, ASM3005281v1, whole genome shotgun sequence genome, one window contains:
- the LOC110659376 gene encoding probable leucine-rich repeat receptor-like protein kinase At2g33170 has protein sequence MIKLRDNKMSAHIKSRRTFEAGFTGFWLVTMLLVYASEGLNSEGQYLLDLKNGLHDELDHLNNWKSTDLTPCGWIGVNCTSDYEPVVQSLSLSGMNLSGILSPSIGGLVNLTYLDLSYNMLTGYIPNTIGNCSKLQYLFLNNNQFSGQLPAELGNLSLLQRLNICNNRISGSFPVEFGNLSSLIEVVAYTNNLTGPLPHSIGNLKNLKIFRAGQNGISGSIPAEISGCQSLQLLGLAQNAIGGELPKEFGMLGSLTEVILWGNQLTGFIPKEIANCKNLETLALYANNLVGPIPVEIGNMKFLKKLYLYRNELNGTIPREIGNLSMATEIDFSENYLTGEIPTEFSKIKDLHLLYLFQNQLTGVIPNELSSLRNLTKLDLSINYLKGPIPFGFQYMTEMIQLQLFNNSLSGSVPQGLGLYSRLWVVDFSDNDLTGRIPSHLCRHSNLMLLNLEANNFYGNIPAGILNCRSLVQLRIVRNRLTGSFPSQLCKLTNLSAIELDQNKFTGPIPEAIGNCQKLQRLHIANNYFTNELPKEIGNLSQLVTFNVSSNLLRGQIPPEIFNCKMLQRLDLSHNSFVDALPEEVGTLLQLELLMLSENKFSGTIPPALGNLSHLTELQMGGNLFSGEIPPELGSLSSLQIAMNLSNNNLTGSIPPELGNLNLLEFLLLNNNHLTGEIPKTFESLSSLIGCNFSYNNLTGPLPSVPLFQNMEFSSFQGNNGLCGGHLGYCNGDSFSASVPPLKSIDARRGRIITIVAAGVGGVSLILIAVILYFMRRPAETVPSVRDIESSSPESDIYFHPREGFTLQDLVEATNNFHDSYVVGRGACGTVYKAVVHTGQTIAVKRLASNKEGSNIENSFQAEILTLGKIRHRNIVKLYGFCYHQGSNLLLYEYMARGSLGELLHGPSCSLEWPTRFMIALGAAEGLAYLHHDCKPRIIHRDIKSNNILLDDKFEAHVGDFGLAKVVDMPQSKSMSAVAGSYGYIAPEYAYTMKVTEKCDIYSYGVVLLELLTGLTPVQPLDQGGDLVTWVRDYVHNHSLTPGILDSRLDLKDQSTVDHMISVMKIALMCTSMSPFDRPSMREVVLMLIGSNEREGNFILSTIYDLPLKGDSS, from the exons ATGATAAAGCTGAGGGATAATAAAATGTCAGCACATATCAAATCAAGGAGAACTTTTGAAGCAGGGTTTACAGGATTTTGGCTCGTCACCATGCTATTGGTTTATGCTTCTGAGGGGTTGAATTCTGAGGGGCAGTACCTCCTAGATCTAAAGAATGGCCTTCACGATGAACTTGATCATTTGAATAACTGGAAATCCACTGACCTGACACCATGTGGGTGGATTGGCGTGAACTGCACTTCTGATTATGAGCCCGTGGTCCAGTCTCTCAGCTTAAGTGGCATGAATTTGTCTGGGATTCTGAGTCCCAGCATTGGTGGCTTGGTCAACCTAACATATCTTGATCTTTCTTACAATATGCTTACCGGATATATACCTAACACCATTGGAAATTGTTCAAAGTTGCAATACCTGTTTCTGAACAATAATCAGTTTAGTGGTCAACTACCTGCTGAACTGGGTAATTTGTCTCTTCTTCAGCGTTTGAATATATGCAATAACAGAATATCTGGTTCTTTCCCGGTGGAGTTTGGGAATTTGTCTTCTTTGATTGAGGTTGTGGCTTACACCAACAATCTGACTGGCCCATTGCCTCATTCTATTGGGAATCTCAAGAACTTAAAAATCTTTCGTGCAGGGCAGAATGGAATTTCTGGTAGCATTCCAGCTGAAATAAGTGGATGTCAAAGTTTACAATTGCTTGGTCTTGCCCAAAATGCCATAGGAGGGGAACTGCCAAAAGAATTTGGGATGCTTGGGAGTTTGACGGAAGTAATTTTGTGGGGTAACCAACTCACTGGATTCATCCCAAAAGAGATTGCAAACTGTAAAAACCTTGAGACGCTTGCTTTGTATGCAAACAATCTTGTAGGACCAATACCAGTGGAAATTGGGAACATGAAGTTTCTGAAGAAACTCTATCTATACAGAAATGAGTTAAATGGAACCATTCCAAGAGAAATTGGGAATTTATCTATGGCAACAGAAATTGATTTCTCAGAGAATTATTTGACCGGGGAGATCCCTACTGAGTTCAGTAAGATAAAGGATCTGCATCTTCTGTACCTCTTCCAGAATCAGCTTACTGGTGTCATACCAAATGAACTTAGTAGCTTGAGGAACTTGACAAAGCTTGACCTTTCAATTAATTATCTCAAAGGTCCTATTCCTTTTGGTTTTCAGTACATGACAGAAATGATTCAACTACAGCTTTTCAATAACTCTCTTAGTGGCAGTGTTCCTCAGGGGCTTGGGCTTTACAGTCGACTTTGGGTGGTGGATTTTTCAGACAATGATCTGACAGGAAGAATACCTTCTCATCTTTGTCGACATTCTAACCTGATGTTGCTGAATCTGGAGGCAAATAATTTCTATGGCAACATTCCAGCTGGGATTTTGAACTGCAGATCATTGGTACAGCTTCGGATTGTTAGAAACAGGCTTACAGGTAGCTTCCCTTCACAGTTGTGCAAATTGACAAACCTTTCTGCTATTGAATTGGATCAGAACAAGTTTACTGGTCCAATTCCTGAGGCCATTGGCAACTGTCAAAAGTTGCAGAGGCTTCATATTGCAAACAATTACTTTACTAATGAGTTGCCTAAGGAAATAGGTAATCTGTCTCAACTTGTGACTTTTAATGTCTCGTCTAATTTGCTCAGAGGACAGATTCCACCTGAAATTTTTAACTGTAAGATGCTTCAACGACTTGATCTCAGCCACAACAGCTTTGTAGATGCTTTACCAGAAGAGGTTGGAACCCTTCTGCAGTTAGAGCTTCTCATGCTTTCAGAAAATAAATTCTCTGGAACTATACCTCCAGCATTGGGAAATCTCTCTCATTTGACTGAATTGCAGATGGGTGGCAACTTATTTTCTGGTGAAATTCCTCCAGAGTTGGGTTCTCTTTCAAGCTTGCAGATTGCAATGAATCTCAGTAATAATAATCTTACTGGAAGCATACCGCCAGAGCTGGGTAATCTTAATTTATTGGAATTCCTTCTGCTCAATAATAACCATTTGACTGGTGAAATTCCCAAAACATTTGAAAGTCTTTCAAGTTTAATAGGGTGCAACTTCTCATATAATAACCTTACTGGACCCTTACCTTCAGTACCACTATTTCAGAACATGGAATTTAGCAGTTTCCAAGGGAACAATGGGCTTTGTGGTGGGCATCTTGGCTATTGCAATGGAGATTCATTTTCTGCTTCTGTCCCTCCTTTGAAAAGCATAGATGCTCGTCGGGGTAGAATTATCACAATTGTTGCAGCTGGTGTTGGTGGTGTTTCTCTGATCCTAATTGCAGTAATACTATATTTCATGAGACGCCCAGCTGAGACAGTTCCTTCTGTACGtgacattgagagttcatctccAGAATCAGATATCTATTTTCATCCTAGGGAGGGATTCACTTTACAAGATCTGGTTGAGGccacaaacaattttcatgataGTTATGTTGTAGGAAGAGGAGCTTGTGGAACAGTCTACAAGGCAGTTGTGCATACCGGACAAACCATTGCAGTGAAAAGACTAGCATCTAACAAAGAGGGGAGCAACATAGAGAACAGTTTTCAGGCTGAGATTTTGACTCTTGGAAAGATCAGGCACCGGAACATTGTGAAGCTTTATGGATTTTGCTATCACCAGGGCTCCAATCTGCTTCTTTATGAGTACATGGCTAGGGGTAGTTTGGGTGAACTGCTTCATGGGCCTTCTTGCAGCTTGGAATGGCCAACGCGGTTCATGATTGCTCTTGGAGCTGCTGAAGGTCTTGCCTATTTACATCATGACTGCAAACCAAGAATTATTCATCGTGATATAAAGTCCAATAATATTCTACTTGATGATAAATTTGAAGCCCATGTTGGTGATTTTGGTTTGGCTAAAGTAGTTGACATGCCTCAGTCTAAATCAATGTCAGCAGTTGCAGGGTCATATGGGTACATTGCACCTG AGTATGCGTACACAATGAAAGTAACAGAAAAATGCGATATCTATAGCTATGGAGTTGTTCTGTTGGAACTGCTGACTGGTCTAACTCCTGTACAGCCACTAGATCAAGGAGGTGATCTTGTCACTTGGGTGAGAGATTACGTTCACAACCACTCATTGACACCTGGAATACTTGACAGTAGATTAGATCTCAAAGATCAAAGTACTGTTGATCACATGATTAGTGTAATGAAAATTGCTTTGATGTGCACAAGCATGTCACCTTTTGACCGGCCATCGATGCGGGAAGTTGTATTGATGCTTATTGGGTCTAATGAGCGAGAAGGGAACTTCATTTTGTCTACAATTTATGATCTTCCACTGAAGGGTGATTCTTCATGA
- the LOC110659378 gene encoding GATA transcription factor 1, translating into MESLDPAACFMDDLLDFASDIGEEEDDEDHNKPRKALPPLKPPPNGLAVPPPPFDVFDHPDDSTRPLPEFAEEELEWLSNKDAFPAVETFVDILSENPGSLPKHRSPVSVLENSSTSSTSNSGNSGTNGSVIMNYCRSPQVPVKARSKHHRRRRRDLQAQQCWWSLENLKTVKPSVTSSTMGRKCQHCGAEKTPQWRAGPLGPKTLCNACGVRYKSGRLVPEYRPASSPTFCVELHSNSHRKVMEMRKQKQMMGLMVVKPMEKG; encoded by the exons ATGGAGTCTCTTGACCCAGCTGCCTGCTTCATGGACGACTTACTGGACTTTGCTTCTGATATaggagaggaagaagatgatgaagacCACAACAAACCCAGAAAGGCCCTTCCTCCCCTTAAGCCCCCACCAAATGGCCTTGCCGTTCCCCCTCCTCCTTTCGATGTTTTCGACCACCCGGATGATTCTACCCGTCCGTTACCT GAATTTGCAGAGGAAGAGCTTGAATGGTTATCTAACAAAGACGCCTTCCCAGCCGTGGAAACATTTGTCGACATTTTGTCGGAGAACCCGGGTAGCCTCCCCAAGCACCGGAGCCCAGTTTCGGTGCTGGAGAACAGCAGTACAAGCAGCACCAGCAACAGCGGGAATAGCGGCACAAATGGCAGCGTTATAATGAATTACTGCCGCAGTCCTCAGGTGCCTGTCAAGGCCAGAAGCAAGCATCACCGCCGGCGGCGCCGCGACCTCCAAGCCCAACAGTGCTGGTGGAGTCTGGAGAATTTGAAGACAGTGAAGCCATCTGTAACATCATCGACAATGGGTAGAAAATGCCAGCATTGCGGTGCTGAAAAGACCCCTCAATGGCGGGCCGGGCCGCTGGGGCCCAAAACCTTGTGCAATGCCTGTGGAGTGAGGTATAAGTCCGGGCGGCTAGTGCCCGAGTACCGGCCCGCAAGTAGCCCGACGTTCTGCGTTGAATTGCATTCAAATTCGCATAGGAAAGTTATGGAGATGAGGAAGCAAAAGCAGATGATGGGATTGATGGTTGTAAAACCTATGGAGAAAGGTTAG
- the LOC110659375 gene encoding uncharacterized protein LOC110659375 isoform X1: MARESSNSDLQILLDSIKSSDVVESRVQLLAKLRESDLPEKTHLASIVESLTTFWEDFTCLDASQCMLNKAILQVAAKYVDSDLSGCLVQFLALGTKASTWCGKHLKMTLMSSADSQEEEHCDCFFQLLLDFLSLSAAIVMALTRYPFLTDNDSTIIVERFVSEQLNLTKDVVSETKRINNYGSEILKVAQMVIDAVMRLCKEYSLAVNWDSRDARPAKNEDSMDHKEANIRNHVINIIKSTTEKLCEMGILAANDGGNLVTILNLSWKGVVTLLQLGKGMLTETVSVQDIIVTLISLVSEPLRCAAMAWSSSLEETVSVVEARRTFLPVKFYLINAVKISSLYPCQAYLVYKEITQCAMVISAFRIFLSFEKLLNTASEVFSELLEKTSMDLLTSLLNSAEVKQEHKFELLDWLFTDECYSNSILGDSSRYCHISSIIETFSLSGKSMPQERLLLIGRVLMFHTLLRYSVGLEEDVQNILTKKLGWFLDVLVDDRVYSSILDMQIPVPYGSGKTIELVLQPMFPAFLNSIKTFMIVVSSSNGWMELEAFLLENLFHPHFLCWEIIMELWCFLLRHAETDMVNDTIDKFYSLMRLLASPESVLIPASPLRKIARTICLFLTNGTPSIVDRVYSAVVCDSSVICVALLLEGFPLNSLMDNIRSDAKQKIVTDYFNFIVSPSDKLLTACSSGIFGVPVFTLSASLQSQQVSISDVGMKSLNFLVTIIRNFRNPADQLMKEHYHKLLSETLGIVSNIKHLYKSDEMEEVILELQNLFISGPAASDPLLYQCKPYLALFMGGLGEMEMSESDDCVKSSAVWELYHMLFREQHWALVHLAIAAFGYFAARTSCNQLWRFVPQNAALSYDLLSGNEATEERFMSELKAFLEKERALLTITPSFEQLELLVKEGLVLKEMVQKISNKAMEREEIDADIQSNKRRKLPDAISKGVELLQSGMKVISDGISQWQQNQFEFSEHDDKFLTHIYQLKDVIARIIGLAGNC, from the exons ATGGCGAGAGAGAGCTCCAACAGCGATTTGCAGATTCTACTAGATTCCATCAAATCTTCAGAT GTGGTGGAGAGCCGGGTTCAGCTGCTTGCTAAACTCAGGGAATCGGATTTACCTGAGAAAACTCACTTGGCGTCTATTGTTGAAAGCCTTACA ACTTTTTGGGAAGACTTCACTTGCCTGGATGCATCCCAATGCATGTTAAACAAAGCTATATTGCAGGTGGCTGCAAAATATGTAGATTCAGACTTATCTGGATGTTTGGTACAGTTTCTTGCTCTTGGGACAAAG GCAAGCACATGGTGTGGAAAGCATCTGAAGATGACTCTTATGTCATCTGCAGACTCTCAAGAAGAAGAACATTGTGACTGCTTCTTTCAG CTTCTTTTGGATTTCTTGAGCCTCTCTGCAGCTATTGTGATGGCTTTGACAAGATATCCTTTTTTGACTGACAATGATTCCACAATTATTGTTGAAAGATTCGTTTCAGAACAGTTGAATTTAACAAAGGATGTAGTATCAGAGACTAAG AGAATCAATAACTATGGCTCAGAAATACTGAAGGTTGCACAGATGGTGATTGATGCTGTGATGAGACTATGCAAGGAGTATTCCCTAGCTGTGAATTGGGATTCCCGGGATGCAAGACCTGCGAAGAATGAGGACAGCATGGACCATAAAGAAGCTAATATTAGGAACCATGTTATAAACATAATAAAATCCACGACagagaaattgtgtgaaatgggCATCCTTGCAGCAAATGATGGTGGAAATCTGGTAACCATTCTCAATTTGTCATGGAAAGGTGTGGTTACCTTGCTTCAGCTAGGCAAGGGAATGTTAACAGAGACCGTAAGTGTGCAAGATATTATTGTAACCCTAATTTCGCTTGTCAGTGAACCTCTTAGATGTGCAGCCATGGCTTGGTCTTCTTCGTTGGAGGAAACTGTTTCTGTAGTTGAAGCTAGGAGGACATTTCTTCCAGTCAAATTTTACCTTATTAATGCAGTGAAAATATCTTCCTTGTATCCATGCCAAGCTTATCTTGTATACAAGGAAATAACACAGTGTGCTATGGTGATCTCAGCTTTCAGGATATTCTTGAGCTTTGAAAAACTTCTGAATACTGCCAGTGAAGTGTTCTCAGAACTTTTGGAGAAGACATCTATGGATTTGCTTACTTCTTTACTGAATTCAGCTGAAGTGAAACAGGAGCACAAGTTTGAACTTCTGGACTGGTTGTTCACTGATGAATGCTACTCAAATTCAATCCTGGGAGATTCAAGTAGATATTGTCATATAAGCTCAATCATTGAAACATTTTCTCTAAGTGGTAAATCTATGCCTCAAGAGAGACTATTGCTTATTGGTCGGGTTTTAATGTTTCATACTTTGCTAAGATATTCTGTTGGTCTTGAAGAAGATGTACAGAACATATTAACCAAAAAGCTTGGATGGTTTTTGGATGTATTAGTTGATGATAGGGTGTACTCGTCCATTCTTGATATGCAAATTCCTGTACCATATGGATCTGGGAAAACAATTGAATTGGTTTTGCAGCCTATGTTTCCtgcttttttgaattcaataaaaACCTTCATGATTGTTGTGTCTTCAAGTAATGGTTGGATGGAGTTGGAGGCTTTTCTGCTTGAGAATCTCTTCCATCCACATTTTCTATGCTGGGAGATTATAATGGAACTCTGGTGCTTTTTGTTGCGTCATGCTGAAACTGACATGGTAAATGACACTATTGATAAGTTTTACTCATTAATGAGGTTACTGGCATCTCCAGAATCAGTTCTTATCCCTGCTTCTCCTCTGAGGAAAATAGCAAGAACCATCTGCTTGTTTCTTACTAATGGGACTCCATCTATAGTTGACCGTGTTTATAGCGCAGTTGTCTGTGATTCATCAGTTATATGTGTTGCCTTGCTCTTGGAAGGCTTTCCTCTGAATTCACTGATGGATAACATCAGAAGTGATGCTAAACAGAAAATCGTTACTGATTACTTCAACTTCATAGTGAGTCCTAGTGACAAACTGTTGACTGCTTGCAGTTCTGGTATATTTGGGGTTCCAGTTTTCACTCTATCAGCTTCCCTGCAGTCACA ACAGGTTAGCATATCTGATGTTGGCATGAAGAGCCTCAACTTCTTAGTTACTATCATTCGCAACTTCAGAAATCCTGCAGACCAACTAATGAAGGAACATTATCATAAGCTTTTAAGTGAAACACTGGGGATTGTCTCAAATATCAAGCATTTATATAAATCTGATGAGATGGAAGAAGTCATCTTGGAGCTTCAAAACCTGTTTATCTCAGGGCCAGCGGCCTCTGATCCACTATTGTATCAGTGCAAACCATATCTGGCACTTTTCATGGGAGGACTTGGGGAAATGGAGATGTCAGAAAGTGATGATTGTGTGAAGAGTTCTGCTGTGTGGGAGCTGTATCACATGCTATTCAGGGAGCAGCACTGGGCACTTGTTCATCTTGCAATTGCTGCTTTTGGATATTTTGCTGCTCGTACTTCTTGCAATCAGCTATGGCGATTTGTGCCACAAAATGCAGCTCTTTCATATGATCTATTATCAGGAAATGAAGCAACTGAAGAGCGATTTATGTCTGAGCTGAAGGCATTTCTCGAGAAGGAAAGGGCTCTTCTTACCATTACACCTAGCTTTGAGCAGCTTGAGTTGCTCGTGAAGGAAGGTTTAGTGCTGAAAGAAATGGTTCAGAAAATTTCTAACAAGGCTATGGAACGTGAGGAGATTGATGCCGACATACAATCCAATAAGAGAAGGAAACTCCCTGATGCAATCAGCAAGGGAGTGGAACTACTCCAGAGTGGCATGAAGGTTATTAGCGATGGCATTTCCCAGTGGCAACAAAATCAATTTGAATTCTCTGAACATGATGACAAGTTTTTGACACACATTTATCAACTGAAAGATGTGATTGCTCGTATAATTGGCTTGGCTGGTAATTGTTAA
- the LOC110659375 gene encoding uncharacterized protein LOC110659375 isoform X2 yields MLQVVESRVQLLAKLRESDLPEKTHLASIVESLTTFWEDFTCLDASQCMLNKAILQVAAKYVDSDLSGCLVQFLALGTKASTWCGKHLKMTLMSSADSQEEEHCDCFFQLLLDFLSLSAAIVMALTRYPFLTDNDSTIIVERFVSEQLNLTKDVVSETKRINNYGSEILKVAQMVIDAVMRLCKEYSLAVNWDSRDARPAKNEDSMDHKEANIRNHVINIIKSTTEKLCEMGILAANDGGNLVTILNLSWKGVVTLLQLGKGMLTETVSVQDIIVTLISLVSEPLRCAAMAWSSSLEETVSVVEARRTFLPVKFYLINAVKISSLYPCQAYLVYKEITQCAMVISAFRIFLSFEKLLNTASEVFSELLEKTSMDLLTSLLNSAEVKQEHKFELLDWLFTDECYSNSILGDSSRYCHISSIIETFSLSGKSMPQERLLLIGRVLMFHTLLRYSVGLEEDVQNILTKKLGWFLDVLVDDRVYSSILDMQIPVPYGSGKTIELVLQPMFPAFLNSIKTFMIVVSSSNGWMELEAFLLENLFHPHFLCWEIIMELWCFLLRHAETDMVNDTIDKFYSLMRLLASPESVLIPASPLRKIARTICLFLTNGTPSIVDRVYSAVVCDSSVICVALLLEGFPLNSLMDNIRSDAKQKIVTDYFNFIVSPSDKLLTACSSGIFGVPVFTLSASLQSQQVSISDVGMKSLNFLVTIIRNFRNPADQLMKEHYHKLLSETLGIVSNIKHLYKSDEMEEVILELQNLFISGPAASDPLLYQCKPYLALFMGGLGEMEMSESDDCVKSSAVWELYHMLFREQHWALVHLAIAAFGYFAARTSCNQLWRFVPQNAALSYDLLSGNEATEERFMSELKAFLEKERALLTITPSFEQLELLVKEGLVLKEMVQKISNKAMEREEIDADIQSNKRRKLPDAISKGVELLQSGMKVISDGISQWQQNQFEFSEHDDKFLTHIYQLKDVIARIIGLAGNC; encoded by the exons ATGCTACAGGTGGTGGAGAGCCGGGTTCAGCTGCTTGCTAAACTCAGGGAATCGGATTTACCTGAGAAAACTCACTTGGCGTCTATTGTTGAAAGCCTTACA ACTTTTTGGGAAGACTTCACTTGCCTGGATGCATCCCAATGCATGTTAAACAAAGCTATATTGCAGGTGGCTGCAAAATATGTAGATTCAGACTTATCTGGATGTTTGGTACAGTTTCTTGCTCTTGGGACAAAG GCAAGCACATGGTGTGGAAAGCATCTGAAGATGACTCTTATGTCATCTGCAGACTCTCAAGAAGAAGAACATTGTGACTGCTTCTTTCAG CTTCTTTTGGATTTCTTGAGCCTCTCTGCAGCTATTGTGATGGCTTTGACAAGATATCCTTTTTTGACTGACAATGATTCCACAATTATTGTTGAAAGATTCGTTTCAGAACAGTTGAATTTAACAAAGGATGTAGTATCAGAGACTAAG AGAATCAATAACTATGGCTCAGAAATACTGAAGGTTGCACAGATGGTGATTGATGCTGTGATGAGACTATGCAAGGAGTATTCCCTAGCTGTGAATTGGGATTCCCGGGATGCAAGACCTGCGAAGAATGAGGACAGCATGGACCATAAAGAAGCTAATATTAGGAACCATGTTATAAACATAATAAAATCCACGACagagaaattgtgtgaaatgggCATCCTTGCAGCAAATGATGGTGGAAATCTGGTAACCATTCTCAATTTGTCATGGAAAGGTGTGGTTACCTTGCTTCAGCTAGGCAAGGGAATGTTAACAGAGACCGTAAGTGTGCAAGATATTATTGTAACCCTAATTTCGCTTGTCAGTGAACCTCTTAGATGTGCAGCCATGGCTTGGTCTTCTTCGTTGGAGGAAACTGTTTCTGTAGTTGAAGCTAGGAGGACATTTCTTCCAGTCAAATTTTACCTTATTAATGCAGTGAAAATATCTTCCTTGTATCCATGCCAAGCTTATCTTGTATACAAGGAAATAACACAGTGTGCTATGGTGATCTCAGCTTTCAGGATATTCTTGAGCTTTGAAAAACTTCTGAATACTGCCAGTGAAGTGTTCTCAGAACTTTTGGAGAAGACATCTATGGATTTGCTTACTTCTTTACTGAATTCAGCTGAAGTGAAACAGGAGCACAAGTTTGAACTTCTGGACTGGTTGTTCACTGATGAATGCTACTCAAATTCAATCCTGGGAGATTCAAGTAGATATTGTCATATAAGCTCAATCATTGAAACATTTTCTCTAAGTGGTAAATCTATGCCTCAAGAGAGACTATTGCTTATTGGTCGGGTTTTAATGTTTCATACTTTGCTAAGATATTCTGTTGGTCTTGAAGAAGATGTACAGAACATATTAACCAAAAAGCTTGGATGGTTTTTGGATGTATTAGTTGATGATAGGGTGTACTCGTCCATTCTTGATATGCAAATTCCTGTACCATATGGATCTGGGAAAACAATTGAATTGGTTTTGCAGCCTATGTTTCCtgcttttttgaattcaataaaaACCTTCATGATTGTTGTGTCTTCAAGTAATGGTTGGATGGAGTTGGAGGCTTTTCTGCTTGAGAATCTCTTCCATCCACATTTTCTATGCTGGGAGATTATAATGGAACTCTGGTGCTTTTTGTTGCGTCATGCTGAAACTGACATGGTAAATGACACTATTGATAAGTTTTACTCATTAATGAGGTTACTGGCATCTCCAGAATCAGTTCTTATCCCTGCTTCTCCTCTGAGGAAAATAGCAAGAACCATCTGCTTGTTTCTTACTAATGGGACTCCATCTATAGTTGACCGTGTTTATAGCGCAGTTGTCTGTGATTCATCAGTTATATGTGTTGCCTTGCTCTTGGAAGGCTTTCCTCTGAATTCACTGATGGATAACATCAGAAGTGATGCTAAACAGAAAATCGTTACTGATTACTTCAACTTCATAGTGAGTCCTAGTGACAAACTGTTGACTGCTTGCAGTTCTGGTATATTTGGGGTTCCAGTTTTCACTCTATCAGCTTCCCTGCAGTCACA ACAGGTTAGCATATCTGATGTTGGCATGAAGAGCCTCAACTTCTTAGTTACTATCATTCGCAACTTCAGAAATCCTGCAGACCAACTAATGAAGGAACATTATCATAAGCTTTTAAGTGAAACACTGGGGATTGTCTCAAATATCAAGCATTTATATAAATCTGATGAGATGGAAGAAGTCATCTTGGAGCTTCAAAACCTGTTTATCTCAGGGCCAGCGGCCTCTGATCCACTATTGTATCAGTGCAAACCATATCTGGCACTTTTCATGGGAGGACTTGGGGAAATGGAGATGTCAGAAAGTGATGATTGTGTGAAGAGTTCTGCTGTGTGGGAGCTGTATCACATGCTATTCAGGGAGCAGCACTGGGCACTTGTTCATCTTGCAATTGCTGCTTTTGGATATTTTGCTGCTCGTACTTCTTGCAATCAGCTATGGCGATTTGTGCCACAAAATGCAGCTCTTTCATATGATCTATTATCAGGAAATGAAGCAACTGAAGAGCGATTTATGTCTGAGCTGAAGGCATTTCTCGAGAAGGAAAGGGCTCTTCTTACCATTACACCTAGCTTTGAGCAGCTTGAGTTGCTCGTGAAGGAAGGTTTAGTGCTGAAAGAAATGGTTCAGAAAATTTCTAACAAGGCTATGGAACGTGAGGAGATTGATGCCGACATACAATCCAATAAGAGAAGGAAACTCCCTGATGCAATCAGCAAGGGAGTGGAACTACTCCAGAGTGGCATGAAGGTTATTAGCGATGGCATTTCCCAGTGGCAACAAAATCAATTTGAATTCTCTGAACATGATGACAAGTTTTTGACACACATTTATCAACTGAAAGATGTGATTGCTCGTATAATTGGCTTGGCTGGTAATTGTTAA
- the LOC110659307 gene encoding S-protein homolog 2-like, producing the protein MKISTKILLILCLAIGIIFLSLYEPERITGLDYDVRVINGFTNNSSLPLVIWCSSNGDELGGRALQEGDDFSWSLRTNFWGNTHYLCTMKWDERRRQFDAFKVSRDIYRCSLFRKCSWLVREDGFYFSNDEINWKKDFSWL; encoded by the coding sequence ATGAAGATTAGCACTAAAATTCTGCTCATACTTTGTCTTGCCATAGGCATCATTTTCTTGTCTCTTTATGAACCTGAGCGTATTACAGGGCTCGACTATGATGTTCGCGTCATCAATGGCTTCACAAACAACTCATCGCTGCCTCTAGTTATATGGTGCTCGTCCAATGGCGATGAACTTGGTGGCCGTGCCCTCCAGGAAGGTGATGACTTCAGCTGGAGCCTCAGGACCAACTTCTGGGGCAATACTCATTACTTGTGCACGATGAAATGGGACGAAAGGAGGAGGCAATTCGATGCGTTTAAGGTTTCTAGGGATATTTATCGTTGCAGCCTCTTCAGGAAATGTTCTTGGTTGGTGAGAGAAGACGGGTTTTATTTcagtaatgatgaaataaattggAAGAAAGACTTCTCATGGTTATGA